From the genome of Mycobacterium dioxanotrophicus, one region includes:
- a CDS encoding ankyrin repeat domain-containing protein translates to MASRLPNNPALDKLRDEARTLQRANHTPLHQAQLTVARRYGFTSWPALVHYLREAAALSVDPGAVDENTLDPADRFCSWASLRYNESDAPPRWQSAADLLAADPALVERSVWAAAAAADPDALAGHLRKRPALANTGGGPFGWAPLMYLCYSRVPLSHTAEDVTKAAALLLDAGADPNAGYLWCGLSTPFTLLTGVFGEGEQGPRRQPRHPQAAALATLLLHRGAHPVDQQTLYNRMFRPDNSHLDLLFAHGLADAEPSPWERRLGEAMETREQMWQRQIHWAAEHGFTERLDLLARHGIDISGVDVSVPGFPDDPNARDDDGATPLHQAVWEGDLVLIRRLLDAGADPSLTDGRFGSTPLQWAEHAYQTEAADLLRARRRD, encoded by the coding sequence ATGGCCAGCCGACTGCCCAACAATCCGGCACTGGACAAGCTCCGTGATGAAGCACGCACGCTGCAACGTGCGAATCACACCCCGCTGCACCAAGCCCAGCTCACGGTCGCTCGCCGGTACGGCTTCACCAGCTGGCCCGCGCTGGTGCACTACCTGCGCGAAGCAGCCGCACTCAGCGTCGACCCGGGCGCCGTCGACGAGAACACCCTCGACCCGGCCGACCGGTTCTGCTCCTGGGCGTCATTGCGGTACAACGAATCCGACGCTCCGCCCCGGTGGCAGTCCGCGGCGGATCTGCTGGCTGCCGACCCCGCACTGGTCGAGCGCAGCGTCTGGGCCGCCGCCGCGGCCGCCGACCCCGACGCGCTCGCCGGCCATCTGCGCAAGCGGCCCGCGCTCGCCAACACCGGCGGCGGACCGTTCGGCTGGGCACCGCTGATGTATCTCTGCTATTCACGAGTTCCGTTGAGCCACACCGCCGAAGACGTCACCAAGGCCGCGGCGTTGCTGCTCGATGCCGGCGCCGACCCCAATGCCGGTTACCTGTGGTGCGGGCTGTCGACGCCGTTCACACTGTTGACCGGGGTGTTCGGGGAGGGCGAGCAGGGGCCACGCCGTCAGCCGCGCCACCCGCAGGCCGCCGCGTTGGCCACCCTGCTGCTGCACCGCGGCGCCCATCCGGTCGACCAGCAGACGCTCTACAACCGGATGTTCCGCCCCGACAATTCACACCTGGACCTGTTGTTCGCCCATGGCCTGGCCGATGCCGAGCCCAGCCCGTGGGAGCGCCGGCTCGGCGAGGCCATGGAGACCCGAGAACAGATGTGGCAGCGCCAGATCCACTGGGCTGCGGAGCACGGCTTCACGGAGCGACTCGACCTGCTGGCGCGCCACGGCATCGACATATCCGGGGTCGACGTGAGTGTTCCGGGCTTTCCCGACGACCCGAACGCCCGCGACGATGACGGCGCCACGCCACTGCACCAGGCCGTCTGGGAAGGCGACCTGGTGCTGATCCGGAGGCTGCTGGACGCGGGTGCGGACCCGTCACTCACCGATGGGCGGTTCGGCTCCACGCCACTGCAATGGGCCGAACACGCCTATCAGACCGAGGCGGCGGACCTGCTCCGCGCCCGACGTCGAGATTGA
- a CDS encoding SPW repeat protein, giving the protein MTTVHSSIDQHPDILALRANYDRVAESMAAQATFGLTLMAGLYVALSPWIVGFEATSRLTINDLIIGGTIGFLALCFGCALDRSHGLTWTVPVFGVWLIISPWIFVTGPTAGMIWSNVVSGVVVCLLGLYAAYLGMRFRNSGTRHA; this is encoded by the coding sequence ATGACAACGGTCCATTCGTCAATCGATCAACACCCCGACATCCTGGCGCTGCGGGCCAACTACGACCGTGTCGCCGAGTCGATGGCAGCGCAGGCGACCTTCGGCCTGACCTTGATGGCAGGGCTCTACGTTGCGTTGTCGCCGTGGATCGTCGGCTTCGAAGCCACGTCAAGGCTGACCATCAACGACCTGATCATCGGCGGCACCATTGGATTCCTGGCCCTGTGCTTCGGGTGTGCGCTCGACCGCAGCCACGGCTTGACGTGGACGGTGCCGGTCTTCGGTGTGTGGTTGATCATCTCGCCGTGGATCTTCGTCACCGGGCCGACTGCGGGCATGATCTGGTCGAACGTGGTCAGCGGTGTCGTGGTGTGCCTGCTCGGCCTCTACGCGGCATATCTCGGGATGCGCTTCCGCAACTCCGGTACTCGGCACGCCTGA
- a CDS encoding LuxR C-terminal-related transcriptional regulator, which translates to MTLTGRNDELGTIRRVLHGSKHCGVMIVGPAGVGKTALARQVLSQAATTGDRTSWFVGTESARSLPLGAFTGAISQDMCDPLPSVRRLIDSFVAQQHQRRSMIGVDDAHLLDELSAHVLHQLAQARGVRLVVTARAGGAAPDAVTALWKDGLLARLDLEPLSAEATRAFIEQTLGGPVDSRSARRFWKLTGGNALYLQQVLKDQIDGQRLRQVAGVWMWDGDLAVSQSITDMVGSNLDRLPAGPAMVVDLLSQCEPLDVDVLCDLVSREDLEAAETLRVVTVERDGSRLQVRLAHPLYGELRRATAGEMHLSGLRGRLVERLSSNPDDDLRATVRRALLMLGSDLKPDPQLYLDAARAAMTLLDPHAADRFAAAADECGAYEAAPMRAMALLLLGRGEQTETVLAQISSEGRPDAHRWATLRAANLTWMLGRPRDAAVILEQLAAEPESESDRAARLAIQAGVDAVLGRCEAARDNARAAIASGLLPDYHAMIAAVALTMALGALGEVDDLNEVATDAIDRAINSFESSQTRFWYGGVYARACRLTGRIDECVRNAKQLADSARDLPGLAQANLAFLLGHVELVRGAIPEAVGLLHEALAGVETHGGSTGLRPASCFGLAEAHGKLGQAEEAAQALAQARQWVPDDYVYMQTNLSLATGWAMAAGGSLTEAIAAVRAAATEARERHQPTHELACLQAATQWGDTSGAARAAELAAELRLPLADAVARHAAALAANDGAGLLDASSKYQAIGDRVTAADAAAQAAVAFSGSGQGKRGLYAAAVARQLATDCGGICTPALRHPAGQPLTQRQREIVEFVVAGLSNKEIAKRLVMSVRSVEGHLYRACQRVGASSREELAAIVRGGFRG; encoded by the coding sequence ATGACGCTGACGGGACGCAACGACGAGCTCGGCACCATTCGTCGGGTGTTGCACGGCAGCAAGCATTGCGGCGTCATGATCGTCGGGCCGGCAGGCGTCGGCAAAACCGCACTGGCCCGTCAGGTACTCAGCCAGGCCGCCACCACAGGTGACCGCACCAGCTGGTTCGTCGGCACCGAATCCGCCCGGTCGCTGCCGCTGGGCGCGTTCACCGGGGCTATCAGCCAGGACATGTGCGATCCGCTGCCCAGCGTCCGCAGGTTGATCGATTCCTTTGTCGCTCAACAACACCAACGCCGCAGCATGATCGGGGTCGACGACGCGCACCTGCTCGACGAGCTCTCCGCACATGTCCTGCACCAACTGGCCCAGGCCAGGGGAGTGCGGCTGGTGGTCACCGCACGGGCCGGCGGCGCCGCCCCCGACGCCGTCACCGCGTTGTGGAAGGACGGCCTGCTCGCCAGGCTCGACCTGGAGCCGCTGTCGGCCGAGGCGACGCGCGCCTTCATCGAGCAGACGCTCGGCGGCCCGGTCGACAGCCGCAGCGCACGGCGGTTCTGGAAGCTCACCGGCGGCAACGCGCTGTATCTGCAGCAGGTACTGAAAGACCAGATCGACGGCCAACGCCTGCGGCAGGTGGCCGGGGTGTGGATGTGGGACGGCGACCTGGCCGTCTCGCAGAGCATCACCGACATGGTGGGCAGCAACCTCGACCGGTTGCCTGCCGGCCCGGCCATGGTGGTCGACCTGCTGTCGCAATGCGAACCCCTCGATGTCGACGTGCTGTGCGACCTGGTGAGCCGCGAGGATCTGGAAGCCGCCGAGACGCTGCGGGTCGTCACGGTCGAACGCGACGGATCGCGGCTGCAGGTTCGGCTGGCCCATCCGCTCTACGGTGAGCTGCGCCGCGCCACCGCCGGCGAGATGCATCTGTCGGGGCTTCGGGGACGGCTCGTCGAGCGGCTGTCATCGAACCCCGACGACGATCTGCGCGCCACGGTCCGGCGCGCCCTGCTGATGCTCGGCTCGGACCTCAAGCCCGACCCGCAGCTGTACCTCGATGCCGCCCGAGCGGCGATGACGCTGCTGGATCCGCACGCGGCGGACCGCTTCGCCGCCGCGGCCGACGAGTGCGGGGCTTACGAGGCCGCGCCGATGCGGGCGATGGCGCTACTGCTGCTCGGCCGCGGCGAGCAGACGGAAACCGTGCTGGCCCAGATCAGTTCGGAGGGTCGCCCGGACGCGCATCGGTGGGCGACGCTGCGGGCCGCCAACCTGACCTGGATGCTGGGCCGCCCCCGCGACGCCGCGGTCATCCTCGAGCAGTTGGCCGCCGAGCCGGAGTCGGAATCCGACCGGGCGGCCCGCCTGGCGATCCAGGCCGGCGTCGACGCCGTGCTGGGGCGCTGTGAAGCGGCGCGTGACAATGCCCGGGCCGCAATCGCATCGGGCCTGCTGCCCGACTACCACGCCATGATCGCGGCGGTGGCGCTGACGATGGCCCTGGGCGCGCTGGGTGAAGTCGACGACCTCAACGAGGTCGCTACCGACGCGATCGACCGGGCGATCAACTCGTTCGAGTCGTCGCAGACCCGATTCTGGTACGGCGGTGTGTACGCCCGGGCCTGCCGGTTGACCGGGCGGATCGACGAATGTGTGCGTAACGCCAAGCAATTGGCTGATTCGGCGCGGGACCTGCCCGGCCTGGCCCAGGCCAACCTGGCGTTCCTGCTCGGCCATGTCGAGTTGGTCCGCGGCGCGATACCCGAGGCGGTCGGGCTACTGCACGAGGCGCTCGCCGGCGTCGAAACCCACGGGGGCTCAACAGGTCTGCGCCCGGCGAGCTGCTTCGGCCTGGCCGAGGCGCACGGCAAACTCGGGCAGGCCGAGGAGGCAGCCCAGGCGTTGGCGCAGGCCCGGCAATGGGTACCGGACGACTACGTGTACATGCAGACCAACCTCTCACTGGCCACCGGATGGGCCATGGCCGCAGGCGGATCGCTGACCGAGGCCATCGCCGCCGTCCGCGCCGCCGCCACCGAGGCCCGTGAACGCCACCAACCCACCCACGAACTCGCCTGCCTGCAGGCGGCGACCCAGTGGGGTGACACCTCCGGCGCCGCGCGGGCTGCCGAACTGGCCGCCGAGTTGCGACTTCCACTGGCCGACGCGGTCGCGCGGCACGCCGCGGCGCTGGCTGCGAATGACGGTGCAGGCTTGCTCGACGCGTCGAGCAAGTACCAGGCGATCGGGGACCGGGTGACCGCCGCCGACGCCGCCGCGCAGGCGGCCGTCGCGTTCAGCGGATCCGGGCAGGGCAAGCGCGGGTTGTATGCCGCGGCGGTGGCACGCCAACTCGCCACGGACTGCGGGGGCATTTGCACGCCGGCACTGCGGCACCCGGCGGGCCAGCCGCTGACCCAAAGACAGCGCGAGATCGTCGAATTCGTCGTCGCCGGGCTGTCCAACAAGGAGATCGCCAAGCGACTCGTGATGTCGGTGCGCAGCGTCGAAGGCCACCTGTATCGCGCCTGCCAACGCGTCGGGGCGAGCTCGCGCGAAGAACTGGCCGCGATCGTGCGGGGTGGCTTTCGGGGTTAG
- a CDS encoding TetR/AcrR family transcriptional regulator — translation MESVSGRTARWAGQRERRRAEFVDAALSAIAEHGPQTSTEQIAAYVGVTRTKLYRHFTDAADLQRAVAQRASEMLNAELAPLWTPHGSMAQIIEASVGAHVRFLVDHRNLYRYLARCSLGEDGSAPDAIADIKLTIGTQLCQLFAVYLNAFGVDTDPQPLAFAIVGLVESSAGRWLDHPGPTSAEGLVADLVRWIWLLVDDTLRAGGVHLDRDEPLATPDVIAADTQRYRMVGQ, via the coding sequence GTGGAGTCAGTCAGCGGCCGGACGGCCAGGTGGGCCGGGCAGCGCGAACGCCGCCGGGCCGAGTTCGTCGACGCGGCATTGTCGGCGATCGCCGAACACGGACCGCAGACCTCGACCGAACAGATCGCCGCATACGTCGGCGTCACCCGCACCAAGCTCTACCGGCATTTCACCGATGCGGCCGACCTGCAGCGCGCGGTCGCGCAGCGGGCCAGCGAGATGCTCAACGCCGAACTGGCGCCGCTGTGGACACCGCACGGATCGATGGCCCAGATCATCGAGGCCAGCGTCGGCGCCCATGTGCGGTTCCTCGTCGACCACCGCAACCTCTACCGCTACCTGGCGCGCTGTTCGCTCGGCGAGGACGGCTCGGCGCCCGACGCGATCGCCGACATCAAGCTCACCATCGGTACCCAGCTGTGCCAGCTGTTCGCTGTGTACCTCAACGCTTTCGGCGTGGACACCGACCCGCAGCCGCTGGCGTTCGCGATCGTCGGGCTCGTGGAGTCCTCGGCGGGCCGCTGGCTCGACCATCCGGGGCCGACATCGGCGGAGGGGCTGGTCGCCGACCTGGTGCGCTGGATCTGGTTGCTGGTCGACGACACGCTGCGGGCCGGCGGTGTCCATCTCGACCGGGACGAACCGCTGGCGACGCCGGACGTTATCGCGGCCGACACCCAGCGTTATCGGATGGTGGGTCAATAA
- a CDS encoding oxygenase MpaB family protein, translating into MSTALAPAEDYGFFGPESVTWKVWSYPTSMLLGFSRAVTIEHLDPFLAAAVDATGQVYARTRLRYDRTMQYFALVAFGDAKSVLDASEILVKIHSKAVGTEPITKRPFDANDPHSQLWIHLTAWHSILYTYEMFGPGKLTEAEELQYWEECARAAEFQTINPDDVPRTREGIREYFESFRPDLVGSEVAQRMMDYLVDLGYHILPEKMPHLLRKAFNIPMRAAIIATMPQWMRLLGGIPQNRFADVAARLVVRPFLKLIASNPRLEIKALNLTTPHTTPIVGPVLLGVPAKNTVTYTPAEARAKWGKATPFEQYSHIVAKREIGEGPAPYAHNHHDALLEFDKTAS; encoded by the coding sequence GTGTCCACAGCACTCGCCCCCGCCGAGGACTACGGCTTCTTCGGCCCCGAATCGGTCACCTGGAAGGTGTGGAGCTACCCCACCTCGATGCTGCTGGGCTTCTCCCGCGCGGTGACCATCGAGCACCTGGACCCGTTCCTGGCCGCCGCCGTCGACGCCACCGGGCAGGTCTACGCCCGCACCCGGCTGCGTTACGACCGGACCATGCAGTACTTCGCGCTGGTGGCCTTCGGCGACGCCAAGTCGGTGCTCGACGCATCGGAGATCCTGGTGAAGATCCACTCCAAGGCCGTCGGTACCGAGCCCATCACCAAGCGGCCGTTCGACGCCAACGATCCGCACTCGCAGCTGTGGATCCACCTGACCGCCTGGCACTCGATCCTCTACACCTACGAGATGTTCGGCCCGGGCAAGCTGACCGAGGCCGAGGAGCTGCAGTACTGGGAGGAATGCGCGCGAGCCGCCGAATTCCAGACCATCAATCCCGATGACGTGCCGCGCACCCGCGAGGGCATCCGCGAGTACTTCGAGAGCTTCCGTCCCGATCTGGTGGGCTCCGAAGTGGCCCAGCGGATGATGGACTACCTGGTCGACCTCGGGTACCACATCCTGCCGGAGAAGATGCCGCACCTGCTGCGCAAGGCGTTCAACATCCCGATGCGCGCCGCCATCATCGCGACCATGCCGCAGTGGATGCGGCTGCTCGGTGGTATCCCGCAGAATCGGTTCGCCGACGTCGCGGCCCGCCTGGTGGTGCGCCCGTTCCTCAAGCTGATCGCGAGCAACCCGCGGCTGGAGATCAAGGCACTGAACCTGACGACGCCGCACACCACGCCGATCGTCGGACCCGTGCTGCTGGGCGTCCCGGCCAAGAACACGGTCACCTACACCCCGGCGGAAGCCCGGGCCAAGTGGGGCAAGGCGACACCGTTCGAGCAGTACAGTCACATCGTGGCCAAGCGGGAGATCGGCGAGGGCCCCGCGCCCTATGCGCACAACCATCACGATGCACTGCTGGAATTCGACAAGACCGCGAGCTGA